From Tiliqua scincoides isolate rTilSci1 chromosome 2, rTilSci1.hap2, whole genome shotgun sequence, the proteins below share one genomic window:
- the ZNF697 gene encoding zinc finger protein 697, which yields MEPEDELCSSVLQDSTGREVSSDFIENYEIPSAYEEEVHQGEEPENVQPGEILSGQVEDAPSQSVGELFEGQQVQNNHPDKQQDESSDPEDGFGILQDIITPAPLPLGPFSYTESGQNIEQKSSLTVQPEISPGGEKPHKCTECSKSFNWHSDLIKHQRIHTGEKPYICSECGENFTVSSHLFTHKRIHTGEKPFLCTECGKCFSRNSHLVNHQRTHTGEKPFECSACGKSFSDFSTLTQHQRTHTGEKPYVCVECGKGFIQSSHLIRHRKTHMGEKPYKCAECGKGFRYKTHLIEHHRLHIG from the exons ATGGAACCAGAAGACGAATTGTGCTCATCTGTGCTCCAAGATTCCACAGGAAGAGAAGTTTCCTCTGACTTTATAG AAAATTATGAGATCCCAAGTGCATATGAAGAGGAAGTTCATCAAGGGGAAGAGCCAGAGAATGTACAGCCAGGTGAAATTTTATCAGGGCAGGTTGAAGATGCCCCTTCTCAGAGTGTTGGTGAACTCTTTGAAGGTCAGCAAGTACAAAATAATCACCCTGATAAGCAACAGGATGAATCCAGTGATCCAGAAGATGGCTTTGGGATCCTTCAAGACATCATCACTCCAGCTCCCTTGCCTTTGGGACCTTTTAGTTACACTGAAAGTGGACAGAATATTGAACAGAAATCAAGCCTGACTGTCCAACCTGAAATCTCTCCGGGGGGAGAGAAGCCTCATAAATGTACTGAATGTAGCAAGAGCTTTAATTGGCACTCAGACCTTATTAAACATCAaagaattcacacaggagagaagccctacaTATGTAGCGAATGTGGGGAAAACTTCACTGTGAGCTCTCACCTTTTCACACATAAGAGAATCCATACTGGAGAAAAGCCTTTCCTTTGTACTGAATGTGGGAAATGCTTCAGTAGAAACTCGCATCTTGTTAAtcaccaaagaacccacacaggagagaagccctttGAATGTAGTGCATGTGGGAAAAGTTTCAGTGATTTCTCAACACTTACTCAACACCAGAGAACTCATACAGGTGAAAAGCCCTATGTATGCGTGGAATGCGGGAAAGGCTTTATACAGAGTTCACATCTCATAAGACATCGGAAAACCCACAtgggggagaagccctataaatgtGCTGAGTGTGGGAAAGGCTTTCGATATAAGACTCACCTTATAGAACACCACAGACTTCACATAGGATAA